A window from Longimicrobium sp. encodes these proteins:
- a CDS encoding SH3 domain-containing protein: MKVIAPRPLRDDGTPAPLFIATDTVNIRSGPNPGDRKVAGSPLPTGTVVHALAEQDGWTRLIVPGTLRGITGVTGWVNSIFLRPAPQLVSTAQSAQLTR, encoded by the coding sequence ATGAAGGTGATCGCCCCTCGCCCGCTGCGCGACGACGGCACGCCCGCGCCGCTCTTCATTGCCACCGACACGGTGAACATCCGCAGCGGCCCCAATCCTGGCGACCGGAAGGTGGCCGGCAGCCCGCTCCCCACCGGCACCGTCGTGCATGCGCTGGCCGAGCAGGACGGCTGGACGCGGCTGATCGTGCCCGGCACACTCCGCGGCATCACGGGGGTTACGGGATGGGTGAACTCCATCTTCCTGCGGCCGGCCCCGCAGCTCGTTTCCACCGCTCAATCCGCGCAGCTCACCCGCTGA
- a CDS encoding DUF72 domain-containing protein yields the protein MSIRIGTQGWNYTAWVGPFYPEGTRPVEFLRTYAQAFSTVEVDSTFYAIPPAKSVRGWAQRTPDGFLFALKMPQEITHERRLRDADAATDEFLDRARELGPKLGPVLVQMGPDFGPDEFAALERFVGRLPRDVRFAVEVRQSRWMADAVLPRLLSLLESHGAALALSDGKWIPRETMTELAAAPTADFHYIRWMGPNRDIVDYSHLQFDRSGEIRSWAEVLKTIAGRGVSVFGYFNNHFAGHSPANARELQSLLGQKPVDPRAIGEQISLF from the coding sequence GTGAGCATTCGAATCGGCACGCAGGGCTGGAACTATACGGCGTGGGTGGGGCCGTTCTATCCCGAGGGCACCCGGCCCGTAGAGTTCCTGCGCACCTACGCCCAGGCGTTCAGCACGGTGGAGGTCGATTCCACCTTCTACGCCATCCCCCCCGCCAAGTCGGTGCGCGGATGGGCGCAGCGCACGCCCGACGGTTTCCTGTTCGCGCTGAAGATGCCGCAGGAGATCACGCACGAGCGCCGGCTGCGGGACGCGGATGCCGCCACGGACGAGTTCCTGGACCGTGCCCGCGAGCTGGGGCCCAAGCTGGGGCCCGTGCTGGTGCAGATGGGGCCGGACTTCGGGCCGGACGAGTTCGCGGCGCTGGAGCGGTTCGTCGGACGGCTGCCGCGCGACGTGCGTTTCGCGGTGGAGGTGCGCCAGAGCCGGTGGATGGCCGATGCCGTGCTCCCGCGGCTGCTTTCGCTGCTGGAGTCGCACGGGGCCGCGCTCGCGCTCAGCGATGGCAAGTGGATTCCGCGCGAAACGATGACGGAGCTGGCCGCCGCGCCCACGGCGGACTTTCACTACATCCGCTGGATGGGTCCCAACCGCGACATCGTGGACTACTCGCACCTGCAGTTCGACCGCTCGGGCGAAATCCGCTCCTGGGCCGAGGTGCTGAAGACCATCGCGGGCCGGGGCGTGAGCGTGTTCGGGTACTTCAACAACCACTTCGCCGGCCACAGCCCCGCCAACGCCCGCGAGCTGCAGTCTCTCCTCGGCCAGAAGCCGGTGGACCCCAGGGCCATCGGCGAGCAGATCTCGCTGTTCTGA